The region TCGAGTACACAGTAACCATTCCTTTAACAGCAATGTCAATATCTTCATCGGTCATGGAGTCATACTCAGTCAGAACTCCAAATCTCTGCAGCACAATTGAGTAAGCTTTAATGCGTATCTTTAATGCATTTTTCAGCTGATCGATGATGACATAGAAGGTATTGACCTTGAAGTTTTGCTGGCTTGACATCCCTTCCATAGCATCTGCGGCATCTCCATCATTGATTTGTCTCTTACGAAAAATACCGTGACTTTGGAATCTCATCCTTTATGAAACCCATAACTTGTTTACCCATCATTGCAATTAATTCTCCACAgattgtttttgataaatatgatGTGTGGCGGCGTCTGCAATTGCCATGAGTACAGATGTGCTGGGACAAAAATGGATCAAATTGACCAATCAGCTCCAAGATGCCCAAATAATTCCCATTTTCTCTGGAGCCAACAACTTCATTGCTACCTCGAAGAGGGAGACCTCTCTCACAAAGAAAAGTAATAGTTGCAACACAGCGTGACAGGACATTTCTCCAGTAATTGCAGTGCCTCAACATATTGTTGTGCAATTGCTCGTCAACTCTCCCAGCAGCAACACTTCTTTGACATAAAGTGAGAACTGATTGTATGTGCTTTGCACTGATTTCATGGGATTTTAAGTATTGTGTCATATTCTTCCAATCCTTAAATCCTGAGCCAGACAACTGTGACCGGTCAGATGAAAACAGAATGCAGGGAAAGCGGAAGACACATGTCTTGGCTGGAGAATAAACAAGCCAGTCACGATCAACGATATCACCATTTGGCAAAACCCGTTTGAAGACACTAGAATTTAGGAAGCAATTCACTCCACTGTATTCCCGCTTTGTTTCTGGATAACTGTCTGCCAAGTTTCGAAAATGGATTGTTCCAAGGCTGATGCACATGTTACGCACATGATCTTTTATGTCACCAAAACTCCCAACATCATTGGGAATGGTTCCTGAACCAGTATCAGCTCTGTCTTCAAATTTTTCAGTATTTTCAAGTTCAAGTGCAATTTTTGCAGCCTCTTCCTTGTGATCAATACCTACCTGAGATGTTGATGAGGATGGTGGGGAATTGAGAGTAATATTATCAGTAGCATCAACCTTGTTCGTGGCAGTGAAAAATGAATTGATTTTGGGTATTTTCTTTAACAGTTTATCTTCATCATGCATTTTCTTCTCTAACTCCTTCGCTCGCTCCCAACCACCTTTACGTATCGACATTAATCTAAAAGTAAAACGTAAAAGTGATCTTTAAAAAcgtatttttatgtattcaaTAGCATAATTATtcgatttaaaaataattgattcaTAAAATCATatcataaaatgatttaaaattttaaaaattgatttcttgTGGACTACATGATAAGAACATACAAAACCTATATATAATATGGATTTTAATAttcgaaataataatttaaaatcaaactaCCAGTATACCAGAAGAAAATCATTTG is a window of Hydra vulgaris chromosome 15, alternate assembly HydraT2T_AEP DNA encoding:
- the LOC136092437 gene encoding zinc finger MYM-type protein 5-like, whose amino-acid sequence is MSIRKGGWERAKELEKKMHDEDKLLKKIPKINSFFTATNKVDATDNITLNSPPSSSTSQVGIDHKEEAAKIALELENTEKFEDRADTGSGTIPNDVGSFGDIKDHVRNMCISLGTIHFRNLADSYPETKREYSGVNCFLNSSVFKRVLPNGDIVDRDWLVYSPAKTCVFRFPCILFSSDRSQLSGSGFKDWKNMTQYLKSHEISAKHIQSVLTLCQRSVAAGRVDEQLHNNMLRHCNYWRNVLSRCVATITFLCERGLPLRGSNEVVGSRENGNYLGILELIGQFDPFLSQHICTHGNCRRRHTSYLSKTICGELIAMMGKQVMGFIKDEIPKSRYFS